The genomic interval TTATGGAGACCAGGCCTGTGGCCCACGGGATTAATTTGTTAGTCTGAGGTCCCTGGGCAGTGAGATCTTGAGGGAGCGCCATGTCCCGCAACCTACCTGCCAGCTCCACCCTGCCAGGGGCAGCAGGAGGGACTGAGGAAGTGCTCTGTGTGGCAGAGTCCAAAGCTCAGGTACCCAAGGTCTGCCACCCTCCAGCTGGTGACCAGAGCAGGCATCCTGTCTATGGACCAGTGTCCCTCCTGTGTGATGTGAAGGTGAAGGGCCGGTTGATGTCCAGGGTGCCATCCAGCTCAGAGATGTCAGCTTCAGGACAAATGGTGACACACATATTCTGGGTGCCCAGGAAACCAGAACCATCAGAGACCTGGGAGGAAATTTTCACCCCATCAAGACCTTATTCTGACTATCTAATTTCCAATTCCCTTCCCCTACCTAGTCTACTGCATTTTCACATGACTGGCATCCCTGGTTAGGAAACTCCGTTGCCCATGGACTAGTCCAACTTTGATCCTCAGCCAAGGCCAGAGAAGTCCCAGTCCATTTTTGAAAGCACCCCCTTGGTGATGAAGCCTTGGAGGTGCCTGATCCCCCACCACCCATGCCCACCTGCCCACATCACAGCTTCCTGCTCTCGCAGCTTCCTGCTTTCTCCGTCCTCCTACCTTCACCTTCATTCAGTTCCAGCAGCTTGCATTGAGCCCCTACTATGGACTGTGGCCTTCTGAGGTTTCCACCATCTGGGGTTGGGGAATAAGAGGGAAGACAAAGACAGAAATAATTCTAATGCAGTTCAGAATATGACCAGTCTCATACAAAGAGGTGCCCTGGAGCTCAGCAGCAAGGGAAGGATGGCTTCCAGTTGGAGATCTcaagaaaggctttttttttttttttttttttttttgagatggagtctcgctctgtggcccaggctgggagtgcagtggcgcaatctccgctcactgcaacctccacctcccgggtttcaagcaattctccttccttagcctcctgagtagctgggaccacaggtgtgtgccaccatgcccggcttatttttttgtatttttagtagagacaggattttgccatgttggccaggctggtctcaaactcctgacctcaggtgatccgcccgcctcagcctctcaaagtgctaggattacaggcgtgagccactgtgcccagcttagaAAGGCTTTATGAAGAGATGGATCCACTTGAGATAGGGCTTGACCAGAAAATGCTTTGGTAGAGGTGCAGAGAGGGGTGATAGAGGAGAAGGGCTTCTGAAAATGCAGGAATGTTCAGCCTGTTCATGAGACCTCTGATGTTCACGGTTGGCTAGAGCTGGACACAGGTAGTGGTGGCTGATCAGCCCTGGGCAGTGGGCTGTGACTATATTATGGAAGAGCGAGGCTTCCTGACTAGGAACAGGTGCTCAAGCAGAAGGCAGTGGGGctaggcgcagtagctcatgcctgtaatcccaacacttagggaggccaaggcaggcagatcacttgaggtcaggagttcgcgaccagcctggccaacagagtgaaaccctgtctctactaaaactataaaaattagccaggtatggtggcgcatgtctgtaatctacTCAGGATGCTGGAGCATGCCtgtgagctactcgggaggctgaggcaggagaatcagttgaacccgggcggtggaggttgcagtgagccaaaattgggccactgcactcctacagacagagtgagactctgtctgaaaacaaaaaaaaaaacaaaaaagaagaagaagaaggtggGGGGGGGGGCGCAAGGAAGACATTGTAGCAAAGAACTATTGAGGGACCATTCTTCCTCATTCTTCTGGGACAACCTCTTTCCACAGATGCCctctctctgcttcttgggacCACTCTTACTAAAGAATTCACACATATTTTTGCTGCTGCCACAGAGAAATTCCCCACTCCTCCCTCGGCCTGCCCTCTGTGcttcctccatctttctcctggaAGACAGAGACTCATTCTCTGTGCCCTGTTTGGCTCCTTCTGGTAAAATGGAATATTTCTTTCATTGCTACCAGGAAGTTCTACCTATATGTGTCTGCTCCTATCTGATTCATTTACACCAAGATGGCACAACCAGGGGCAATTttgacacacacacccctaccccATCTCTAGGGGACATTtagcaatatctggagacatttagcaatatctggagacattttgggttgTCCTGGGGTAGGGGGGAGTAAAGACTGGGTAAAGACCAGGGATCTGGTAAACTTCCTACAATACACAAGATGAcccccccacaacaaagaattactcAGCCCAAAAATGTCAACAGGGCTGAGGCTGAAAAACACTGATTTAAACCAGGTTGAGGCCCTCAGCCAAAGCCCATTGGTACCTGAAAATCCAACTTTGCAGAGATGAACGCCTTAGGAGTTCATGACCTGTCTGCTAGATCCCAACAGGGTTCCTAGCCTGGGTTTCCAGTCTCTCTGATTCTAAGTGGAGTCCCCTCAAGGGTTCCATTGCTCTTGGCTTCAGGAAATTACCACCTTCATATAGATTCACCTGCTCCCAGAGCCTCCTTAGGCCAAGGTCAACCAAACACAACTCAACACTCTTGAGCTGAGCTTGCCTTCACTTCTGATCCATCCTGCCTTTGTTTTCTTCAATCTTCTCActcagggacttttttttttttttgaaacgagtccactctgtcgtcaggctggagtgcagtggcacaatctcggctcaccacaacctccgcctcacaggttcaagcgattctcctgcctcagcctcccgagtacctgggactacaggcatgcaccaccatgcccagctaatttttgtatttttagtagagatgggttttcaccatgttggccagggtggtctcgatctcttgacctcatgatctgcctgcctaggcctcccaaagtgctgggattataggcgtgagccaccatgcctggccactgggggattttttaattcattatttgCAAAGCCTATATAATTATCTGACTCCCTATTGTTTTCTGGGATCATGAAAATAATGAGCCCCAAACTGGAATTTAGTCCTGCCGATGCCCCcagccagctgtgtgaccctgggaaagTAACTTAACTTCGCTAAACCTCAGTGTTCTGAGAAAAGGTCATCATTAAGGACTTTTTAGGCTCTAGAAGCCCTAAACTATGTCCTGTCATTTCAGAGTTCACGTTGGGTCTGGCTTCGTGTGGCCCAaagccctttattttatttttttttttgagacggagtctcgctctgtcacccaggctggagtgcagtggcacgatctcagctcactgcaagctccacctcccaggttcacgccattctcctgcctcagcctcccaagtagctgggactacaggcgcccaccaccatgcccagctaattttttgtatttttagtagagacggggtttcaccatgtcagccaggatggtctcgatctcccgaactcgtgatctgcctgcctcggcctcctaaagtgctgggattacaggcgtgaccgaAGCCCTTTTTATCTGCGTGGGTCTGCTCTAAACCTTCTGCTGGGGCAGGAGCTCCTGCGCTTGCCAGTCCCACACTCATCCACCGGTGACCCACTTGCGGTGAAAGCAGTCTCCTAAGGTGAACACATTTTATGTTGCAGTCACAGTATGAGCTTTagattgccttttaaaaatacttttccttcttccatcctaaaataaaaatcacatttaatgAGCACATTAAATTAATCTAGAGAAAGATTCAGTCACCTGTTTAACCCAACTAGTTGGGGTTTGGGAGATAGTCTGTGGTTGCCATTGTCATGAGTTTGAGACACATGTTAGTTTTCTGAACAGCTGTTATGTTCTCAGGGAAAATTATTTGCCAAATGCAAAGGTTCTTATAAAAGTCAGGTCAACCCCCAAACTCCCCTCCCACAGTGGGGGAGAGCAGGCTTTGGGGGAAGGGGTAAGCTACTCTGAGATTGTAGCAGGCTCTGGGCCATGGTAAAGCCTTCGAAGAAGCTCCAAATCTTCAGGAAGCTGACCTGAAGATGAATGCGTGGGGAACACGGATTTTTGAGGTGTAGGAGTAGGGAGTATGTGGAAGCCAGTGACAGAGCTGAGCGTCACATCCAGGGTATCTTAGAGCAAAACAGGTAGCTCACATGGACCCAGGAACATGCCAGCAGAGAGGTGTCTGAAGGCAGCGCTGTGGTTGCAGAAGCATGAGGATCTGGCTGTCACCGGCCCCGCAGCCAGGGCTGTGAGGACCAGGGCAGCCGCTGCCCCCTGCCTAGCCTGGCAGCCTGGGATGAAGGAGGACACCAGGCTGGTGTCTGCAGAGAAGACTGTCCCTGAAGCCCTGCCATAGGATCCACCCTGGCTTTTATGACCTCACAGGAGGTGTGGGTCACTGTTCTCTGTGGGGCCTGGGTCCAGTTGGAGGCCGGAGTCAGGCTTCTAGGGCAGAGGGCAAACGGCTCCTCCAGGAGGAAGCCGGGAGATTACACAGCTCCATGTAGGTCCACGTTTAGGTTGGGAGGATCTACCATGAAGAAGGTCAAGAAGAAAAGGTCAGAAGCCAGACGCCACCAAGACTCCACCTCCCCGCATGCTAGCTCCAATTCCACCTCTCAGCAGCCTAGCCCTGAATCCACGCCACAGCAGCCTAGTCCTGA from Pongo abelii isolate AG06213 chromosome 11, NHGRI_mPonAbe1-v2.0_pri, whole genome shotgun sequence carries:
- the LOC100937227 gene encoding uncharacterized protein LOC100937227, giving the protein MKVKVGGRRKQEAARAGSCDVGRSLMVLVSWAPRICVSPFVLKLTSLSWMAPWTSTGPSPSHHTGGTLVHRQDACSGHQLEGGRPWVPELWTLPHRALPQSLLLPLAGWSWQVHPFIPWINLRLQGSKAADPGPSTSQPAGGWKSGMEGETTSFAGRDWAVGHIISSRFPWTRISPVTNSGCQKVWEIQSLLGRSGRQLYLWEHLSPPGNT